In Lathyrus oleraceus cultivar Zhongwan6 chromosome 2, CAAS_Psat_ZW6_1.0, whole genome shotgun sequence, the DNA window TTTTCCCTTTATCTATTCATTTTCCATAGCTATAGTTATTGTTCTTTCATTCACCATTTCTGTTTCATATCATCATCTGTATACACCCTTGAATTTGAATCTGAATGGTTTATAAAGTTAAGATCTTGACTTGTTTTTGAGCTCTGATCCAGAAAATTTTGACTGTGAAATCAGGTTGatatgtacttttggggtgatAATAAGTATATAGGTCCACTGCATGATACCCTTGTTTGGATTTAATTTATAGAGTTAGAAAGTATGGATTTTGATATTAAATGAAGGTTTTTGTCATGGATTTAATTGTTTTGTGTTGATGCTGATGTATGTGGGGATGTGATGTGTTGTGAAGGActatttttttttattgatttgGTTTCTGGGGTCCATTTGTTCATTTGGGTtaaaatcaaagaaaatagaAAGAGAAGTTGAATCTGTGATGtaaatttttgtgatgattttGGGATTGATTGGATTCTGGATCTTCTGCATATGTTTCTTTTTCTAATTTTGGATATTTTTCGGGTTATGATGCTTGTTTCATACATGAAGTTTGATTTGTTCTTTTTTAACTTTTTGAATGTATGAATCAAATGATTTCTTAGGTTTGAGGTAAATCCATGTTTTCCTTAGTACAATATTTTTCTGTGTGAAGGAGGAAAGACTTATGTGCATAATAGACTTAAAATTCTAAGAGGTGCTATTTGCTTATTAGACAGCTAAAATGCAAGGAGCATTGCGATCATTTTTGTCGAACGGGAACGTCATAAAAAATGCTGTTTTGCAACGAGTCCGCATGGTGAATCCTCTGTTGCAGCCAGCTGCCTTTTCGCGGTTTGAGTCCGTTACACCTGCCCGTATTGAGGAGCATGGTTTTGAGAGCACTACAATTTCAGACATCTTGCAAGGCAAAGGTAAAGGCGCAGATGGTTCCTGGCTTTGGTGCACCACGGACGACACTGTCTATGAAGCTGTGAAATCGGTAATGCATTTAATTGGAATTATTTCTTTTTATAAGTGTTAACATGAAATTGATAAAGCTCACTAAAATCACGCCCGTTGCAGATGACACAAAACAACGTCGGAGCTTTGGTGGTCGTGAAACCAGGCGAGGAGAAATCAATTGCTGGAATTATAACAGAAAGAGGTATCCACTGTCCACACACTTCTTTCGTTCGGAATTGTTATTTGTTGTCTAATGGACAATTTCTTTATATTTACAAGATATTGGTGTTTTCTTTTGAGCAAAGAAAAGATTGTTCATGCGCTTCTTTTTTGTCGTGTATTTATCCAGATTACCTTAGGAAGATCATCGTGCAGGGAAGGTCATCCAAGTCCACCAAGGTTGGTGATATTATGACTGAAGAGGTATGAATATGACCATTGTACTTATTGACTATTGTGTTGGGAAATGTCGCAGCGAATTGTCGGTTTCGCCATTCATGGTATCTAACGTTGTTACGTGTTGGCTGCAGAACAAACTTATCACAGTTACCCCTGATACCAAAGTTCTTCGAGCAATGCAGCTGATGACAGGTATTTATATGCTTTTTGGTCCTTTGGATTGAAACATTAAACACTATCATATAAGTTTGTAGCATGTTTCTTAAGGTCCTGTTTGGATAAATATCTTAATTGAACACTTATAGCATAAGCACTTATCGGATAAGTACTTATGTATGACCTATTAAAACAACCAAAGAGAAAGTTAAGTCAAACTGTTTTCATGTAAGCCATAACCTATTCGGAAACAGCTATAGACATGTGATAAGTTGTTTTCATAAGTCCAAATAAATCTCTTTTCcacttttttttcttcttccagATAACAGGATCAGACACATCCCTGTCATAAGCGACAAAGAAATGCTCGGCATGGTGTCCATCGGAGACGTCGTTCGTGCTGTCGTTGGCGAGCATCGTCAAGAGCTTGACCGCTTGAATGCTTACATACAGGGGGGTTATTAGTCTATTGTTAGATGACGGAAAAAATCCCTGGAACAACACTCAAGCTGACTCGAATCATGTAATAAGCTCGAGTGTTTGTAAATATGTTTTGGTCAGAGAGCCATCTTTGTCTGTTTCGTTGTAATTTCGGGTTTCGGTTCTATGGAACTTTAATCCATGGAGTAGCATATGTTAATAATAACTACTGGATGCATCTTGTTTCTGTTGCTTAACTAGTAAAGATGCAATGGTCTTTAACTTTTCAGTGTGGTTTGCAATTGGTCTATTTTATGCTGCAAGTTATAGAATCATTTAGCAGTTGAAATCTTGAGCCAACAACTAACTGATGAAATCATTTTTTTTGGAcaaaaatcatatttttcatCAACATGCAATTACCAAATGATTATAAGGAAGAACACATAGAAGTTGCAGAGCATTCAATTGACAACTTCAAGTGTCTATGGCTTAATTTCCCTTGCttctaataataataattgtaCATCTAGCTATAAGTATGGTTTAGTTGGTTGTCCCTCATGAGAATATGTCTCTTTGACATTATAGGCTAGGTCATGTTAATTTTCAAATAATCAAACATGTTCATTATATGTGTAATATTAAAATTAGCAATAAAAATACATCTCAAATTTGTATCTAATGGTATTTAGGTAAATCACATAGAACTCACTCCATTGGGGCCTTACACTCTTTACTTTCAAAAGTGAATACCAATACTATATTAGTTTCATTGATGTGTGCAAAAGTATATTTTCTTAGGCTCAAACTTGATGCTATGAATTCTTTTAAATTGTTTCTTGTCCATGTTAGAACTCATTTTAAAATTAACACTAACATGTCCATACACTTCGCATCAAAATGGTGTTTGTTCACAAAATATTTGTGGAGACAGACCTTACTCTCCTTACACTGGAATCATAGTTTCATCATGGAAATCTATCTTATCAACAGGTACCCAAACCGCAAACCTATCTAATATGTCATCACTTTACTATATCTTGCATATAGAATGTCCTAATTATAAGTCACTCAAAGTGGTTGGTTATCCATGCTTTCTATTCTTCAAACCTTACCATCAACACAAAATTCAGTTTAGAAGTGAGGAATATGTGTTTCTAGGTGTTTCTCCTCAACATAAGGGTTTTAAATGTCTCAACAAGAATGGCAACATTTTTAACTCCAAAGAAATGGTTCCAAATTAACCTACCCCTCCTTATTTCCTCATGGTAGAAATGTTTTGCACTCTACAAAAAATAAGCACCTCCCACTTATGGATTAACATCAGTTTGACACAAATTTTGATCCCATCATGTCCAATAACACAAACTCTGCCTCTAAGATCACCAATGATGTGTCACTTTCACTTGAGACTTTCTATGATGTATTCACGTCACTTGTTAACTCTCATCAACCAACATTGGTTGTTGGTCTTGATATGACTCACAAACCTAATATTCAGATACTTGAGGTGTCCCTCAATGAGCTTTTACCAGAGGTATATGTTCACACTAAGTCACTATAAAGTCCCTCACACTTACCTGAATTACTAGATACTCCCTACGTTAACACTCATCCCATGATGACATGAGCCGAGACAAATAATTTTAAACCTAAAGCCTGCCTAAATCTCACTAAGCCTACCCTAGTCAAGCAAACCTTGTGTAGCCCCCATTGGCTTCAAGCTATGGAACAAGAGTACAATTCTCAATTGAACAACAAGATATATACACTTACTACTCTACCT includes these proteins:
- the LOC127118412 gene encoding CBS domain-containing protein CBSX3, mitochondrial; this translates as MQGALRSFLSNGNVIKNAVLQRVRMVNPLLQPAAFSRFESVTPARIEEHGFESTTISDILQGKGKGADGSWLWCTTDDTVYEAVKSMTQNNVGALVVVKPGEEKSIAGIITERDYLRKIIVQGRSSKSTKVGDIMTEENKLITVTPDTKVLRAMQLMTDNRIRHIPVISDKEMLGMVSIGDVVRAVVGEHRQELDRLNAYIQGGY